A stretch of DNA from Petrotoga sp. 9PWA.NaAc.5.4:
TTAATAATCAAACTCCTTTTCCTTGATCCATACATCTTCGTTATTTGAGAAGAAAAAATTTGGAACATCTGTGCTATAATTGGAAAGGAGAACATTATAGAAATGAAAAAAGGAGAAGAATTAAAATAAATCGCTAAAGTTGTAAAAATAAAACCTTGTGTGGCTATATAAAAGGCATTATAACTTCCTGCTTCAAAAATTGAAATAGTTAAGGTTTTTTTGTTATTTACCATCGGCCCGTATCTCCTTATGTATGATTATTCGAATTAACTTTGTTCTTATGTTTTGTAAAAGTTTGAAAAGCAAATATTTTATCGACTATATTATAGCTTAAAAATGAAAAAGAAAGTTTAATTTATAATTTATTAATTGTTATATTTTAAATCTTTAAAAGAATAAGTGCGATTTTTTTTGAATAGTTGAACTGTGATTATTGAGGTGATATTTATGAATGAAAACCATCCTTACGTTCTTTGGGCAAAAAAAGTAATATACGAATATGTTAAAAATAGAAATATTGCTGAATTTGATGATTATAGTCACAAAGAATTATTTGATAAAAAAAGAGGATGTTTTGTAAGTCTACATAAGTCAAACGGTGAGTTAAGGGGATGCATTGGTACTATTATACCAGTATATGAAAATTTGATTATTGAGATAAGAGAAAATGCAATTGCAGCTGCAACGAGAGATCCAAGATTTCCTGCGGTTGTAGTTGAAGAATTAGAAGATTTAATCATTTCTGTTGATATATTATCAGAGTTGGAAAAAACAAAAAGTATAGAAGAATTGGATCCAAAAGTATACGGTGTGGTAGTTAAAAGTGGATACAAAAAAGGAGTTCTGTTACCAGATATAGAAGGAGTAGAAACAGTCGAGGAACAGTTAAGAATTGCGAAGTTAAAAGCTGGAATTTTTCAAAACGAACCTATAGAAATTTTCAAATTTACGGTTGAAAGATATTTTTAATTTGTCGGCAAAGAGCCGCTTTTTGGGGTGAAAAAAATGAAAATAAATTCCTTATTTTATGAGGAATTTAAAGAAGATATATTAAAATGTAAACTCTGTCCTCATGAATGTATTTTGTATCCAAACAAAAAAGGAATATGTGACGTTAGGCAAAATATTAAGGGTGAATTGTATACTTTAAATTATTCAGACACTACAAGTATAGGTCTTGACCCTATAGAGAAAAAACCCTTATTCCACTTTCATCCTGGAGAAAAGGTACTTTCTTTAGGAACGTGGGGCTGCAATCTAAAATGTCCCTTTTGTCAGAATTATGAAATATCTCAAATGAAACCTCAATTTTTAAAAAAAGTCTATCCAAAAGCTCTTCCCTCACTTTTGGAAAATTATGGTGTTAAAGGTGTAGCTTATACATATTCAGAACCAATAGTATGGTATGAGTTTGTTTTGGACTCTTCGAGAGCTGTGAAATACGCCGATCCAAATAATTATAATGTTTTAGTAACAAATGGGTATATAAACGAAAAACCTTTAAAACTTCTTCTTCAGTATATCGATGCTATGAATATTGACCTTAAAACTTTTGATGATAAAATATACAAGAAGTATTTGAAAGGTGGTCTCGAACCAGTTAAAAACTCAGTAAAAATTACAAAAGAATCAGGAGTTCATGTTGAAGTAACCTCTTTAATTGTTCCGGGAATAAACGATGATTTAGAGATGTTAGAAAAAGAGTTTATTTGGCTTTCAGACTTATCGAAAGATATCCCGCTTCATTTATCTCGATATTATCCAGCTTATAATTATACAGAGCCTGCAACTGATGTAAATTTTTTAGTTGAAGCTT
This window harbors:
- the amrA gene encoding AmmeMemoRadiSam system protein A, which translates into the protein MNENHPYVLWAKKVIYEYVKNRNIAEFDDYSHKELFDKKRGCFVSLHKSNGELRGCIGTIIPVYENLIIEIRENAIAAATRDPRFPAVVVEELEDLIISVDILSELEKTKSIEELDPKVYGVVVKSGYKKGVLLPDIEGVETVEEQLRIAKLKAGIFQNEPIEIFKFTVERYF
- the amrS gene encoding AmmeMemoRadiSam system radical SAM enzyme, coding for MKINSLFYEEFKEDILKCKLCPHECILYPNKKGICDVRQNIKGELYTLNYSDTTSIGLDPIEKKPLFHFHPGEKVLSLGTWGCNLKCPFCQNYEISQMKPQFLKKVYPKALPSLLENYGVKGVAYTYSEPIVWYEFVLDSSRAVKYADPNNYNVLVTNGYINEKPLKLLLQYIDAMNIDLKTFDDKIYKKYLKGGLEPVKNSVKITKESGVHVEVTSLIVPGINDDLEMLEKEFIWLSDLSKDIPLHLSRYYPAYNYTEPATDVNFLVEAFNIAKKYLDYVYIGNIWDSKYENTYCPNCGEVVILRNGYDIDIKNLNSDGGCKNCGEKIVTM